The Aedes albopictus strain Foshan chromosome 2, AalbF5, whole genome shotgun sequence region TGCGTGATTTGCCATCAGATGACAGCGATCAGCAAGAAGGCGCCCTACTCCCGGTGGATTCCAACGACTAAACCTTTTAGCAGGATCCATGCCGATTTTTTCCACTTTGACCGAAAAGTTTTCCTAGTTGTCGTTGACAGCTTTACCAAGTGGATTGAACTAGAGTACATGCGGTATGGAACCGACTGTAATAAGGTCTTAaaggttcttttaggaatttttgccAGGTTTGGACTGCCGGACGTTGTGGTTACTGACGGAGGACCACCGTTCAACTCGGACAAATTTGTGACGTTTTTGGAAAATCAGGGGATTTTGGTGATGAAAAGTCCACCGTATCATCCGGAAAGCAATGGACAAGCGGAAAGAACCGTACGGTTGGTTaaggatgttttgaaaaagttctTCCTTGACCCGGAAATGAAAAGTTTGGACATTGAAGAACAAATAGCTTATTTTTTGTCAAATTACCGCAACATTTGTTTAGATAAAGGCCAGTTTCCTTCTGAAAGATTACTCTCTTATAAACCAAAGACTATGTTGGACTTAATTAATCCCAAGAACAAATTTAGAAACCACTTGACTAACTCGCATGATGATCCTGATTTACACATTGCAAAGGGTAACAAAAAGGCTGATGCATTTACCACACTCAGGAACGGAGATCTGATTTATTACAAAAACATAAACACTACAGACATCAGAAGATGGTTACCAGCCACCTTTTTAAGACAAGTTTCTGATGCTACTTTTCCGATTTCTCTTGGGGGAAGGATGGTGTTGGCGCATAAGCGTCAGCTCAAGCTGCCGTCTTACACTCACCGCAAAGGAACGTTAGTGTTCCCATTTGGGAGTGTGAATGCCCCTATAAACGATCCAGCACTCATTTTATCGCCAAATCCGGTAGCAGCACCAGTTTCGTCatctttaaccgtagtgtggccaacaaaaaaaacacccgtagaaggccggcagggtacccgggtacccacgaaatggaaatgattatatctcggcgatttttccaccgattttaaaagtttttgcctcattcaactaagaaactcattatctatcgagatcatatttggttggaccggtccgatcatcataggtaccgggaaatccggatttccggatccatgtttttatacaatacaatatacgggattttcggtaggttagtagcaatttcggtaccaagcatcgtaaaattgctttggcatattgtatctgaccggcctggaataataaaacgtgttgactttgaaactgtgatttcggaacacgcttcccgtagggtgatggttgaccataaacactttaaggtatcctagccttaacaatgtgggtttcaatatagtataaggacatgctcccaaaaatatggattttccgacaaccacggtgattagatcgatctaaccaaatattttcccgatagatgatgagtttctgagttgaatgagctaaaaatttccaaaatcgatgaaaaattgacggagatatgatcatttcaatttcgtgggtacccgggtaccctgtcggccttccacgtaatacacggagacaaatttcgttcgtttgaaacaaaaatattcatgtttattcagtaaactgataaaatatttaaaactaaaatattattttttaaaacaaactcaattacatattgatttctccaatacccattgaagagccccccgttccgccgtcgagaacataaacaaaactctcaagttccagctgcatcaccaaacaagttttcctcttgcaaaaaaaggcaagtttcaccaaaagtttccacgaaatcccattgatttcgggagcgtatgttatctacatgatgttggcattgaaagtgccacgcgggaagtggattttcctagagaaggaaataattttgtaaatttaattggaaaacaaatatttccgtagggccgacctgccacaaaaaaaaaaaacaaaaatttttacatttgtttctaacataaccagtcagaagat contains the following coding sequences:
- the LOC134286527 gene encoding uncharacterized protein K02A2.6-like; the protein is MKQLARRIVYWFGLNKDVEDYVKACVICHQMTAISKKAPYSRWIPTTKPFSRIHADFFHFDRKVFLVVVDSFTKWIELEYMRFGLPDVVVTDGGPPFNSDKFVTFLENQGILVMKSPPYHPESNGQAERTVRGSDKKIKKKE